A stretch of Desulfitobacterium dichloroeliminans LMG P-21439 DNA encodes these proteins:
- the allE gene encoding (S)-ureidoglycine aminohydrolase, translating into MGYPQDLLSSRAVVQHGRYALIPPEGRVKNVLPNLEKCNVSIIASPHYGPQFAMYTVEVLPGGGTVKPFQEEGIETFIYCLNGEGKVSVEGKEYCIDESGYVFAPASSGMNLKNDSPAPWRLLLYKQRYRAVEGFAARVVVGRLNDMPDAPYDGMENVRIKDLLPTDLGFDVNFHTLSFLPGGCHPFIETHVQEHGLYLIEGEGVYLIDKQWIPVKKEDFIWFGPYVPQACYGVGRTPFTYIYTKDCNRDVQL; encoded by the coding sequence ATGGGTTATCCTCAGGATTTATTATCGTCAAGAGCAGTAGTCCAACATGGGAGGTATGCTTTGATTCCTCCCGAAGGACGTGTGAAAAATGTTCTGCCGAATTTGGAAAAGTGTAATGTGAGCATTATCGCTTCTCCTCATTATGGTCCCCAATTTGCTATGTATACAGTCGAGGTTCTCCCGGGAGGTGGCACCGTAAAGCCTTTTCAAGAAGAAGGAATTGAAACGTTTATCTACTGCTTAAACGGTGAAGGTAAAGTTTCAGTTGAGGGTAAAGAATATTGCATTGACGAAAGTGGCTATGTCTTTGCTCCCGCTTCCTCAGGCATGAATCTTAAGAATGATTCCCCAGCACCCTGGCGACTTCTTCTTTACAAGCAACGCTATCGCGCAGTGGAAGGCTTTGCGGCGAGGGTTGTGGTCGGAAGACTCAATGATATGCCTGATGCCCCTTATGATGGCATGGAGAACGTCCGAATTAAGGATTTGTTGCCTACGGATTTAGGCTTTGATGTCAACTTCCATACCTTGAGCTTTTTACCGGGCGGTTGCCATCCCTTTATTGAAACCCATGTCCAAGAACATGGACTCTACCTGATAGAGGGAGAAGGGGTCTACCTGATTGATAAGCAATGGATTCCCGTGAAGAAAGAAGACTTTATATGGTTTGGTCCCTATGTACCCCAGGCTTGCTATGGCGTAGGGCGTACACCCTTTACCTATATCTATACGAAGGATTGCAATCGAGACGTTCAATTATAG
- a CDS encoding PucR family transcriptional regulator — protein sequence MEITVKDLLRVGPLKTSQVVAGHQKLDNVVKGVTIIEAPDIVNWLSGGELLLTSLYSGPGEGMDYCEFIRKMAEKEVSALAIKVRRFVQEIPNEIIEAANQYGLPIIELEGSVRFVDIMYPVMEELFNSQVVKLKYYKDVQERFTTLALQCEGLEAIVNTLEELVGNPVAVYDKNYRCIQSTHPALEQFQVPEEFVLREKLNDKFSYYRQSVSYPELEGQCIPQVVVPIQAFNQIKGYLTIVELNKSIADMDFISIEQAATVTTLDMVKRFAVKEVEYKFKNDLLEHILSGELGSTNAQERINLMEWDLNRSYYVVLFNLKNLDSYHAEHRSQHKMALQSIKTEITSLISGTIKTHTRDFIIGNKVDKIVLLLPAKESQGNPLDNVKKIAQDAQDQLKKRVKKLCVEVGIGDMANGAEEIPRSYKEALDALSYGGMLHDGSTVVAFSELGVFRILCKFAERNSLEEFIPKSLLKILKHDQENEAELLKTLEVFLECNGNASKAAKGLFIHYKTILYRLERIKEIAQLDLEDSKNRLELEMGLKMLRLMENQS from the coding sequence TTGGAGATTACTGTGAAAGATTTATTGAGGGTTGGCCCTTTGAAAACCTCCCAAGTGGTTGCAGGGCACCAAAAACTTGATAATGTAGTCAAAGGTGTTACCATCATCGAAGCTCCTGATATTGTGAATTGGCTATCGGGCGGTGAGCTCCTTTTGACGAGTTTGTACTCAGGACCGGGTGAAGGAATGGATTATTGTGAATTCATTCGGAAAATGGCTGAGAAAGAGGTCTCAGCCTTGGCCATCAAAGTGCGACGCTTCGTCCAAGAGATCCCGAACGAAATTATCGAGGCGGCTAACCAATATGGCCTGCCCATCATTGAGTTGGAAGGCAGTGTACGATTTGTCGACATCATGTATCCGGTCATGGAGGAGCTTTTTAACTCCCAAGTGGTGAAGCTTAAATACTATAAGGATGTACAAGAACGTTTTACCACCTTAGCTTTGCAATGCGAAGGGCTGGAAGCGATCGTTAATACCCTAGAAGAACTGGTGGGAAACCCCGTTGCTGTATATGACAAAAACTATAGATGCATTCAAAGCACCCATCCTGCTTTAGAGCAGTTCCAGGTGCCGGAAGAATTTGTTTTGCGGGAAAAGCTTAATGATAAATTTTCCTATTATCGACAATCCGTCTCTTATCCGGAACTGGAGGGACAATGCATACCTCAAGTGGTCGTCCCAATCCAAGCCTTTAATCAAATTAAAGGCTATTTGACGATTGTGGAGCTCAATAAGTCTATTGCTGATATGGATTTTATTAGTATTGAGCAAGCTGCTACCGTGACCACCTTGGATATGGTCAAGCGGTTTGCGGTTAAGGAAGTAGAATACAAGTTTAAGAATGATTTGCTTGAGCATATCCTCTCTGGTGAATTGGGTTCAACCAATGCTCAAGAACGCATCAATCTGATGGAGTGGGATTTAAATCGCTCCTATTATGTAGTCCTCTTTAATCTTAAAAATTTGGACTCTTATCATGCAGAGCATCGTTCTCAGCATAAGATGGCTTTGCAAAGCATTAAAACAGAAATAACGTCCCTCATATCAGGGACGATTAAAACGCATACTCGGGACTTTATTATTGGTAATAAAGTGGATAAGATTGTTCTGCTCTTGCCCGCTAAGGAGTCCCAGGGAAATCCTTTAGATAACGTAAAAAAGATTGCTCAAGATGCCCAGGATCAACTAAAGAAGAGGGTGAAAAAGCTTTGTGTTGAAGTTGGTATCGGGGATATGGCTAATGGCGCTGAAGAAATTCCTCGTAGCTATAAAGAAGCCTTAGATGCTCTGAGCTATGGAGGAATGCTTCACGATGGGAGTACCGTTGTGGCCTTTTCAGAATTGGGGGTTTTTCGAATTCTATGCAAGTTCGCGGAAAGGAACTCTTTAGAAGAGTTTATCCCCAAATCATTGCTTAAAATTCTAAAGCATGATCAGGAAAACGAAGCTGAGCTATTAAAAACCTTAGAGGTCTTTCTTGAATGCAACGGTAACGCCAGTAAAGCCGCTAAGGGATTGTTTATCCACTATAAAACCATACTCTATCGCTTGGAACGCATTAAGGAAATTGCTCAACTCGACCTAGAGGATAGTAAGAATCGCCTTGAGCTGGAGATGGGATTAAAGATGCTTCGGCTTATGGAAAACCAAAGCTAA
- a CDS encoding nitroreductase family protein, whose amino-acid sequence MDIKDLLQRRRSIRKYTNTPIEKEKVDQLIRSALLSPTSCNGRPWEFIVVEDQELLEKLSVAKVGAQSLKGATLGIVVCADPQKSDVWVEDTSIASIMIQMQAQDLGLGSCWIQIRERNYQDGISAGDYLKKLLGIPEHLQVGSIISLGYPAETRPEHTDDELLLEKIHRNTYKQ is encoded by the coding sequence ATGGACATCAAGGATCTTCTGCAAAGGCGCCGGAGCATACGAAAGTATACGAATACCCCTATCGAAAAAGAAAAAGTAGACCAACTCATTCGTTCTGCCTTACTCTCCCCAACCTCCTGCAATGGGAGACCATGGGAATTTATCGTGGTAGAGGATCAGGAGCTCTTAGAGAAGCTTTCTGTAGCTAAAGTCGGAGCTCAATCCCTCAAAGGTGCAACCTTAGGCATTGTTGTCTGCGCAGATCCCCAAAAAAGTGATGTATGGGTAGAAGATACTTCAATCGCTTCTATTATGATTCAGATGCAAGCTCAAGATTTAGGCCTTGGGTCCTGTTGGATTCAGATTCGAGAACGGAATTATCAAGATGGGATATCCGCTGGCGATTATTTAAAAAAACTACTGGGAATACCGGAGCATCTACAGGTTGGAAGTATTATCTCTTTGGGTTATCCGGCAGAAACACGTCCAGAACATACAGATGATGAATTACTATTGGAGAAAATTCACCGAAATACCTATAAGCAGTAG
- the crcB gene encoding fluoride efflux transporter CrcB, protein MTSIVIALGGALGALSRYELSLWISDRWTHFFPLPTFIINVSGAFLLGFINVLFLDKLSWAPEWRLGIGVGFLGAFTTFSTFGFEIFTLIEKGYYSTAISYVLLSTLVGLFGVSVGVTLARWL, encoded by the coding sequence ATGACTTCTATCGTTATTGCACTAGGAGGTGCCTTAGGCGCATTATCACGCTATGAATTGAGTCTTTGGATCTCCGACCGCTGGACTCACTTTTTCCCTCTGCCAACTTTTATTATCAATGTTAGTGGAGCTTTCTTATTGGGCTTTATTAATGTTCTCTTCCTGGATAAATTATCTTGGGCGCCTGAGTGGCGATTAGGAATTGGGGTAGGATTTCTCGGAGCTTTTACTACTTTCTCGACTTTTGGCTTTGAGATTTTTACTTTAATTGAAAAGGGATATTATTCGACCGCAATCTCTTATGTTCTATTGAGCACTCTGGTTGGGTTGTTTGGGGTTTCTGTAGGTGTCACCCTTGCTAGGTGGTTATAA
- a CDS encoding polysaccharide deacetylase family protein, producing the protein MRIVILSRKGLYLSIMVLGLVLLGVSVRTMDWALPSIAKHPGTYYLVQTEEKVLALTFDDGPDPLFTGDVLDVLKEKNVKATFFVLGMNAQDNPELLKRISEEGHEIANHGYSHSYTPSKFVPELTRTDEVLNELLQKRTTYYRPPGGIISESVLAGVKEKGHTLTLWSIDSKDWQNPGPSRIIQNVVMNSFPGGIILLHDGGERREQTIRALGPIIDRLREQGYRFGTVSELRNFESVRPVQKSNPR; encoded by the coding sequence TTGCGTATTGTGATCTTATCTCGCAAAGGATTGTATCTGAGTATTATGGTTCTTGGCTTAGTCTTACTAGGGGTCAGTGTCCGGACTATGGACTGGGCTCTTCCCTCCATTGCTAAGCATCCGGGAACTTATTATTTAGTCCAGACGGAAGAAAAAGTGTTGGCCTTAACCTTCGATGATGGACCGGATCCTCTTTTTACAGGAGATGTTCTCGACGTGCTTAAGGAGAAAAATGTCAAAGCTACCTTTTTTGTTTTAGGGATGAATGCGCAAGACAACCCCGAGCTACTTAAACGGATCAGTGAGGAGGGGCATGAAATAGCAAACCATGGCTACTCCCATAGCTATACCCCCAGTAAATTTGTCCCCGAGCTTACACGTACGGATGAAGTTTTAAATGAGCTGCTTCAAAAACGTACTACCTATTATCGTCCGCCGGGGGGGATCATCTCTGAATCTGTCTTGGCAGGAGTGAAGGAAAAAGGGCATACCTTGACCTTGTGGAGTATTGATAGCAAGGATTGGCAAAACCCGGGACCGTCACGAATTATTCAAAACGTGGTGATGAACAGTTTCCCCGGAGGAATTATCTTGCTTCATGATGGGGGAGAAAGACGGGAACAAACCATCCGAGCTTTAGGCCCGATTATTGATCGGTTAAGGGAACAGGGTTATCGCTTTGGTACCGTTTCCGAGCTTAGGAATTTTGAGAGTGTTAGACCGGTTCAGAAGAGCAATCCGAGATAA
- a CDS encoding anaerobic nitric oxide reductase flavorubredoxin codes for MSFKITETITYVGKIDWELRNFHGEEYKTKRGSSYNSYLIRDEKTVLIDTIWEPFGREFVTKLKQEIDLKEIDYIIMNHNEVDHSGALPFLMEEIPDTPIYCTANGKKILQGSYHKDWNFVEVKTGDRLNIGSRELIFIEARMLHWPDTMFSYLTGDNILFSNDGFGQHFASEHMYNDLVDTSELYTEALKYYGNILAPFSKMVTAKINEIVKLELPINMICPSHGVIWRDNPLQIVHKYLEWANDYQEDQVTIIYDTMWNATRKMAESIATGIRMVDPNLTVKLFNSARSDTTEIIGEVFRSKAIAVGSPTVNNGYLSSIAAIMEEIKGLKFKNKKAVAFGSYGWSGEVTKLLNEELKKGGFEVVDDGVRLMWTPDENDLVHCVELGKRIAQNLQ; via the coding sequence ATGTCTTTTAAAATTACAGAGACCATTACATATGTGGGTAAAATCGATTGGGAGCTTCGGAATTTCCATGGGGAAGAGTACAAAACTAAGAGGGGATCATCCTATAATTCTTATCTTATTCGGGATGAAAAGACTGTCCTTATCGATACAATATGGGAACCTTTCGGCCGTGAGTTTGTTACAAAGCTAAAGCAAGAAATCGACTTGAAAGAGATCGATTATATTATCATGAACCACAATGAGGTGGATCATAGTGGTGCGCTTCCCTTTCTTATGGAAGAAATTCCGGATACACCAATATATTGTACTGCTAATGGCAAAAAGATTCTTCAAGGAAGCTATCATAAGGATTGGAACTTTGTCGAAGTTAAAACCGGTGATCGCCTGAATATTGGGAGTCGTGAACTCATCTTCATCGAAGCACGGATGCTCCATTGGCCGGACACGATGTTTAGCTATTTGACAGGGGATAATATCCTCTTTAGTAATGATGGCTTCGGTCAGCACTTTGCTTCAGAACATATGTATAATGATTTAGTCGATACGAGTGAGCTTTATACAGAGGCCCTCAAATACTATGGCAATATTCTTGCGCCCTTCAGCAAAATGGTCACGGCCAAAATCAATGAGATTGTTAAGCTGGAGTTGCCGATCAATATGATCTGCCCCAGCCATGGCGTGATCTGGCGGGACAACCCGTTGCAGATTGTGCACAAATACTTAGAGTGGGCTAATGACTATCAAGAAGATCAAGTCACCATCATTTATGACACGATGTGGAACGCTACTCGGAAGATGGCGGAATCTATTGCTACGGGAATTCGGATGGTTGATCCGAACCTCACCGTTAAGCTATTTAATTCTGCTCGTTCCGATACGACGGAAATTATCGGTGAGGTTTTCCGTTCCAAAGCCATCGCGGTTGGATCCCCCACTGTGAATAATGGCTATCTATCCTCCATAGCTGCGATTATGGAAGAAATTAAAGGTCTGAAGTTTAAAAATAAAAAGGCTGTGGCCTTTGGCAGTTATGGGTGGAGCGGTGAAGTAACTAAGCTATTGAATGAGGAGTTGAAGAAAGGCGGTTTTGAAGTCGTCGATGATGGGGTCCGCCTTATGTGGACACCTGATGAAAATGACCTTGTTCATTGTGTAGAGTTAGGAAAACGTATTGCCCAAAATCTTCAATAA
- a CDS encoding 50S ribosomal protein L25 — protein MTETAIQAIERKEKPKKARDNGFVPGVLYGKGMDSISVKFDEKKLQRVLQGRSQKAKIIVKVGDETRHCFIQEIQRDLTLNKLIHISMQVVREDQIVKMKVPLTFEGTEKLNEKRLILQPYFSEIELTGPSMDIPEHILVDVANISLGEKITVADLTVKPSVEILDDSEKIIAAITASRVNLPASGEDSDSAN, from the coding sequence ATGACCGAAACTGCAATTCAGGCTATTGAAAGGAAAGAAAAGCCTAAGAAAGCTAGGGATAACGGTTTTGTACCTGGAGTACTCTATGGAAAAGGCATGGATTCCATCAGTGTGAAGTTTGATGAGAAAAAGCTTCAGAGAGTGCTTCAAGGTCGTTCTCAGAAGGCTAAAATCATTGTAAAAGTAGGCGATGAAACCAGACACTGTTTCATCCAAGAGATTCAAAGAGACTTAACTTTAAATAAACTTATTCATATCTCTATGCAAGTGGTTCGTGAAGATCAGATTGTAAAAATGAAAGTGCCCCTTACCTTCGAAGGAACTGAGAAACTCAATGAGAAAAGACTTATTCTCCAACCGTACTTTTCGGAAATTGAACTTACCGGTCCCAGTATGGATATCCCAGAGCATATCCTTGTGGATGTTGCAAATATATCCTTAGGGGAGAAAATCACAGTAGCAGATCTTACGGTTAAGCCTTCAGTAGAAATACTCGATGATTCCGAAAAAATCATTGCTGCTATTACTGCATCAAGAGTTAATCTGCCCGCAAGCGGTGAGGATTCCGATTCTGCAAACTAA